The Heyndrickxia acidicola sequence GTAGTTAATAAACGACTTATTCCTAAGTTTGGACACATCAAGGTAAAAAAAATAAACCCTAAACTTATTAGTTCATATTATAATGACCTCTTGAAAGAAGGTCTTACAGAAGAATATATTCAATATATACATGCAATCCTCAAAACGGCTTCACAGACAGCAGTTGATTGGAAATACATAAAAAATGATTTTATGAGTAATGTTAAAGCACCTCGCCGGAAGAAAAACGAAGTGGAAACTTGGTCAATTGAGGAATGTATTAAATTTCTTAAACGAATGAAAGAGCAGCAAGATCATATTTTTATTCTCTATTATTTAGCAATCTATACAGGGATGAGACGAGGTGAATTACTTGGATTAAAATGGGGGGCTATTGATTTTGATAAAAGAAGAATACACATAACCCATTCATTATACTATATTGCTGGACAGGGTCTTGTTTTACAAGATCCCAAAACAGCCTCAGGAAAAAGGAATATTTCCATTACCGATGATGTAATCGCTGAACTCCAGGCATATAAAGTAAAAAAACAGGAGCAACTATTAAAAGTTGGATTGAAGTTAAATAAGGATCATTTTATTATTTCAGCGTTTGGAGGAGAACCTTTAAATCCCAATACAATCCACAAACAGTTTCTTTATGATATTAAACTTGCTGGCGTTAAAAGAATCAGATTTCACGATTTGCGACATACACACGCCACCATTATGTTAGAGATTGGAGAAAACTCAAAAGTCGTTTCTGAGCGACTAGGACATTCTAATGTTTCCATTACTTTAGATAAGTACAGTCATGTTTCTTCTAATTTACAAGATTCATCTGCTGAAAATTTTTCCTATGCACTTCAAAAAACTCGCAGTCAGCAATGAATGTGGTCAAATTGTGGTCAAATTGCTATAAAAACAAAGAAGAACCCTTATATATCAAGGATTCTTCTCATTTAAAAATTACATTACCCGTTTAAACATTTTCTCCATATCATAGGAGGAATAATGAACAATGATTGGCCGACCATGCGGACAGGTAAATGGATCGGACGACTGTCTTAATTGGTCAAGCAGGGATTGGATTTCGTCATTTCTCAGGTGCCTGTTGGCTTTAATAGAGCCTTTGCAGCTCATCATAATGGCCGCTTCCTCCCTAAGCCTTTTAATATCTACCTTTTTCATTGTAAGTACTTG is a genomic window containing:
- a CDS encoding site-specific integrase; its protein translation is MAYFRKIQAKNKKGYTWSFTLDLGIDPETGKRKQITRRGFDSKKEAELAANQITLDIENKSFVNEKDVHFKDLIQDYLELIAKQSVKPSTFYGYTTVVNKRLIPKFGHIKVKKINPKLISSYYNDLLKEGLTEEYIQYIHAILKTASQTAVDWKYIKNDFMSNVKAPRRKKNEVETWSIEECIKFLKRMKEQQDHIFILYYLAIYTGMRRGELLGLKWGAIDFDKRRIHITHSLYYIAGQGLVLQDPKTASGKRNISITDDVIAELQAYKVKKQEQLLKVGLKLNKDHFIISAFGGEPLNPNTIHKQFLYDIKLAGVKRIRFHDLRHTHATIMLEIGENSKVVSERLGHSNVSITLDKYSHVSSNLQDSSAENFSYALQKTRSQQ